The Sulfurimonas aquatica genomic sequence AATTATCTATTTTATCTAAAGAAAGCTTTAAAATCTGTTATTTAGTATGCTTAGAGTAAATCTTTTGAAGAAGTTCTGTCTGTTTTTTTGACTCTGCTAATCTTTGTTTGTTTACAGAAAAAGCATCAAGTGCGAGAATAAGAAAGAGTGAGATGATAATAAAAAATATAGTAAAGAAAATCGCACTAGAGAGACCAAATAAAATAGAAACTTGAAATGTGAGAAGAGCACCAAAAAGGACAATAGCCCACGATGCTCCTTGCAAAAAGCTTATGATTCTATCATAAATATCTTTTCGCAAAACTACTAAGCCTAGTGGTCGTCAACAGCTACTGCACCACCAAGGTAAACATATGTAAGCATCATGAAAATGAAAGCTTGCAGGAATGCCATGAATGTTAAAAGTGCAAATGGAATCATTGGTAATAACCAAGGAGCTAGCATAAGAATTACCATTAAGAACATATCATCACCCTTTACATTTCCAAATAAACGGAAAGATAAAGATACTAAACGTGAGAAGTGAGAAACGATTTCAATTGGAAACATTAACCAGTATAACCACCAAACTGGACCTAAAAAGTGCTTGAAGTACTTAACTACACCTTGACGACGGATACCTTCAAAATTATAGTAAACAAATACAACAAGAGCAAGAGTTAAAGGCATCTCTAAAAATGCAGTTGGAGCTTCAAAACCCGGAACAACACCAATTAAGTTAGCGATTCCTACAAATAGACCAATAGTTGCTACAAGGGGAAGGTAACGGCTAGCAGCCTCTTTTCCCATAACATCTGTTCCCATTTGTAAAACACCACCAATATATGCTTCCATTACATTTTGTGTTCCCTTAGGAACAATCTGTAGGTTAGACATAGCCATTCTTACTATAAGTAACGCGATACCTGCTGATAGCAACATGTGAGTGATGTAGATAAAAGTCTTGTCATGTGTAACAAGTCCGAAAAATGTAAACAATTCTGGCATAGAATAGCTCCCTGTCTGAAAATAAATTACGAGATTATAGTCAAAGTTGCATTAAATTATTCTAAGTTTTGTATAATTGCAAATGAAGATTTATAAATTAGACTTTTAAAACAACTCAAAATAGGAACGAAAATGAAAATTATAAAATATATCACATCTATAAGCTTAACAGCAAGTATACTTTTAGCAGCACCAGTAAACAAACAAGAAGAAGAGATGAAGAGTGTAATTGAACTGGGAGATAAAGGTTCAATGATGCTTGCAAGCACTCTAATGAAAAAAATGAAAAAGAAGATAAAAGGCGATAAAGTGATGCAAGCTTTTGAGTTTTGCTCAAACGAAGCATATACTCTTACAGAAAGTGTAAATAAAAAACTTCCAAATGGAGTGAAAGTAAAAAGAGTTAGCAGTAAGTTTAGAAGTCCCGCAAACGCTCCCTTAGAAAATGAGCAAAAGATACTCGATGCAATAGAGAATTTAAAAGAAGCTAATCTTATTTTACCAGAGTACTTTATAGAAAAGATAGATAATCATACTTACAACTACTATAAACCTTTACTTATCAATAATAAAGCCTGTTTAAAATGTCATGGAACACTTAAGGACATAGAGGTCAAGCGTGCTATTAGTCAGAGATACCCTATTGATAATGCTGTAGGCTATGAGATGGGTGACTTAAGAGGGGCAATAATAGTTACTATAGATAAATCTGTAAAATAAAAAAGTATAGAGTTGCTATTTAGCAAA encodes the following:
- a CDS encoding F0F1 ATP synthase subunit A produces the protein MPELFTFFGLVTHDKTFIYITHMLLSAGIALLIVRMAMSNLQIVPKGTQNVMEAYIGGVLQMGTDVMGKEAASRYLPLVATIGLFVGIANLIGVVPGFEAPTAFLEMPLTLALVVFVYYNFEGIRRQGVVKYFKHFLGPVWWLYWLMFPIEIVSHFSRLVSLSFRLFGNVKGDDMFLMVILMLAPWLLPMIPFALLTFMAFLQAFIFMMLTYVYLGGAVAVDDH
- a CDS encoding Tll0287-like domain-containing protein is translated as MKIIKYITSISLTASILLAAPVNKQEEEMKSVIELGDKGSMMLASTLMKKMKKKIKGDKVMQAFEFCSNEAYTLTESVNKKLPNGVKVKRVSSKFRSPANAPLENEQKILDAIENLKEANLILPEYFIEKIDNHTYNYYKPLLINNKACLKCHGTLKDIEVKRAISQRYPIDNAVGYEMGDLRGAIIVTIDKSVK